Proteins encoded within one genomic window of Apis mellifera strain DH4 linkage group LG1, Amel_HAv3.1, whole genome shotgun sequence:
- the LOC100578708 gene encoding uncharacterized protein LOC100578708 isoform X1, with translation MPNIECCQCAHVWIIRTFWGRKWYAVIALLGIVSIILIQQFLFASYLPLDQIKRNTYLDELDQDVLNRWYNFTDGVKWYNNKIQSPSNPTNWQQYITDIRRYWILWKYNPNYSYNLENPEINDPSMGQASVIRKIFKDKKNGFFVECGAYDGETRSNTLVLERFFNWSGLLIEADPINFNKMLKKNRRAYLTPTCLAIEPYPSVNFFLMANNVGRLHEPNASDIHLPNSADVVHNGVHISVQCFPFIDLMFALNITTINYFSLDIEGHELQVLKTIPFDMINIETFSVEFSHVESGKRSLIDFMESKGYYIYSLVVRSDNLAHDIIFMKYDYENSNLLK, from the exons atgcCGAATATTGAATGCTGTCAATGTGCACACGTTTGGATTATCAGAACATTTTGGGGACGGAAATGGTATGCAGTTATCGCTTTATTAGGCATCgtgtcaattattttaattcaacaatTCTTATTCGCATCCTATCTTCCTTTGGATCAGATAAAACGTAATACATATTTAGATGAGCTAGATCAGGATG TTTTGAATAGGTGGTATAACTTTACCGACG GCGTTAAatggtataataataagatacaaTCACCATCAAATCCAACAAATTGGCAGCAATACATAACCGATATTCGACGATATTGGATACTTTGGAAATACAATCCGAATTATTCGTATAATCTTGAAAATCCAGAGATCAATGATCCATCAATGGGTCAAGCGAgtgttattcgaaaaattttcaaagataag AAAAATGGTTTCTTCGTAGAATGTGGTGCTTATGATGGAGAAACTCGAAGTAATACCTTGGTATTGGAACGATTCTTTAATTGGAGTGGTCTTCTGATAGAAGCAGatcctataaattttaataaaatgttgaagaaaaatagaagggCTTACCTAACGCCAACGTGTCTTGCCATTGAGCCATATCCCTCGGTG aatttcttcCTAATGGCGAACAACGTGGGCCGACTACACGAACCAAATGCTTCAGACATTCATTTACCAAATTCTGCTGATGTTGTCCACAATGGCGTTCACATTTCAGTTCAATGTTTTCCTTTCATAGATTTAATGTTTGCTCTTAACATAactactataaattatttcagccTTGATATAGAGGGCCATGAGCTTCAGGTGTTAAAAACAATTCCTTTTGACATGATAAACATAGAG ACATTTTCGGTGGAATTCTCTCACGTTGAAAGTGGTAAGAGAAGTTTAATCGATTTCATGGAATCAAaaggttattatatatattctttagttGTGAGATCTGACAATTTGGCtcacgatataatatttatgaaatatgattATGAGAAttctaatttgttaaaataa
- the LOC100578708 gene encoding uncharacterized protein LOC100578708 isoform X2: MLKIQELFSKRTFWGRKWYAVIALLGIVSIILIQQFLFASYLPLDQIKRNTYLDELDQDVLNRWYNFTDGVKWYNNKIQSPSNPTNWQQYITDIRRYWILWKYNPNYSYNLENPEINDPSMGQASVIRKIFKDKKNGFFVECGAYDGETRSNTLVLERFFNWSGLLIEADPINFNKMLKKNRRAYLTPTCLAIEPYPSVNFFLMANNVGRLHEPNASDIHLPNSADVVHNGVHISVQCFPFIDLMFALNITTINYFSLDIEGHELQVLKTIPFDMINIETFSVEFSHVESGKRSLIDFMESKGYYIYSLVVRSDNLAHDIIFMKYDYENSNLLK, from the exons ATGTTAAAGATCCAAGAATTATTCTCTAAGAG AACATTTTGGGGACGGAAATGGTATGCAGTTATCGCTTTATTAGGCATCgtgtcaattattttaattcaacaatTCTTATTCGCATCCTATCTTCCTTTGGATCAGATAAAACGTAATACATATTTAGATGAGCTAGATCAGGATG TTTTGAATAGGTGGTATAACTTTACCGACG GCGTTAAatggtataataataagatacaaTCACCATCAAATCCAACAAATTGGCAGCAATACATAACCGATATTCGACGATATTGGATACTTTGGAAATACAATCCGAATTATTCGTATAATCTTGAAAATCCAGAGATCAATGATCCATCAATGGGTCAAGCGAgtgttattcgaaaaattttcaaagataag AAAAATGGTTTCTTCGTAGAATGTGGTGCTTATGATGGAGAAACTCGAAGTAATACCTTGGTATTGGAACGATTCTTTAATTGGAGTGGTCTTCTGATAGAAGCAGatcctataaattttaataaaatgttgaagaaaaatagaagggCTTACCTAACGCCAACGTGTCTTGCCATTGAGCCATATCCCTCGGTG aatttcttcCTAATGGCGAACAACGTGGGCCGACTACACGAACCAAATGCTTCAGACATTCATTTACCAAATTCTGCTGATGTTGTCCACAATGGCGTTCACATTTCAGTTCAATGTTTTCCTTTCATAGATTTAATGTTTGCTCTTAACATAactactataaattatttcagccTTGATATAGAGGGCCATGAGCTTCAGGTGTTAAAAACAATTCCTTTTGACATGATAAACATAGAG ACATTTTCGGTGGAATTCTCTCACGTTGAAAGTGGTAAGAGAAGTTTAATCGATTTCATGGAATCAAaaggttattatatatattctttagttGTGAGATCTGACAATTTGGCtcacgatataatatttatgaaatatgattATGAGAAttctaatttgttaaaataa
- the LOC100578708 gene encoding protein Star isoform X4, translating to MIKRNTYLDELDQDVLNRWYNFTDGVKWYNNKIQSPSNPTNWQQYITDIRRYWILWKYNPNYSYNLENPEINDPSMGQASVIRKIFKDKKNGFFVECGAYDGETRSNTLVLERFFNWSGLLIEADPINFNKMLKKNRRAYLTPTCLAIEPYPSVNFFLMANNVGRLHEPNASDIHLPNSADVVHNGVHISVQCFPFIDLMFALNITTINYFSLDIEGHELQVLKTIPFDMINIETFSVEFSHVESGKRSLIDFMESKGYYIYSLVVRSDNLAHDIIFMKYDYENSNLLK from the exons ATG ATAAAACGTAATACATATTTAGATGAGCTAGATCAGGATG TTTTGAATAGGTGGTATAACTTTACCGACG GCGTTAAatggtataataataagatacaaTCACCATCAAATCCAACAAATTGGCAGCAATACATAACCGATATTCGACGATATTGGATACTTTGGAAATACAATCCGAATTATTCGTATAATCTTGAAAATCCAGAGATCAATGATCCATCAATGGGTCAAGCGAgtgttattcgaaaaattttcaaagataag AAAAATGGTTTCTTCGTAGAATGTGGTGCTTATGATGGAGAAACTCGAAGTAATACCTTGGTATTGGAACGATTCTTTAATTGGAGTGGTCTTCTGATAGAAGCAGatcctataaattttaataaaatgttgaagaaaaatagaagggCTTACCTAACGCCAACGTGTCTTGCCATTGAGCCATATCCCTCGGTG aatttcttcCTAATGGCGAACAACGTGGGCCGACTACACGAACCAAATGCTTCAGACATTCATTTACCAAATTCTGCTGATGTTGTCCACAATGGCGTTCACATTTCAGTTCAATGTTTTCCTTTCATAGATTTAATGTTTGCTCTTAACATAactactataaattatttcagccTTGATATAGAGGGCCATGAGCTTCAGGTGTTAAAAACAATTCCTTTTGACATGATAAACATAGAG ACATTTTCGGTGGAATTCTCTCACGTTGAAAGTGGTAAGAGAAGTTTAATCGATTTCATGGAATCAAaaggttattatatatattctttagttGTGAGATCTGACAATTTGGCtcacgatataatatttatgaaatatgattATGAGAAttctaatttgttaaaataa
- the LOC100578708 gene encoding uncharacterized protein LOC100578708 isoform X3, whose product MLSMCTRLDYQNILGTEMIKRNTYLDELDQDVLNRWYNFTDGVKWYNNKIQSPSNPTNWQQYITDIRRYWILWKYNPNYSYNLENPEINDPSMGQASVIRKIFKDKKNGFFVECGAYDGETRSNTLVLERFFNWSGLLIEADPINFNKMLKKNRRAYLTPTCLAIEPYPSVNFFLMANNVGRLHEPNASDIHLPNSADVVHNGVHISVQCFPFIDLMFALNITTINYFSLDIEGHELQVLKTIPFDMINIETFSVEFSHVESGKRSLIDFMESKGYYIYSLVVRSDNLAHDIIFMKYDYENSNLLK is encoded by the exons ATGCTGTCAATGTGCACACGTTTGGATTATCAGAACATTTTGGGGACGGAAATG ATAAAACGTAATACATATTTAGATGAGCTAGATCAGGATG TTTTGAATAGGTGGTATAACTTTACCGACG GCGTTAAatggtataataataagatacaaTCACCATCAAATCCAACAAATTGGCAGCAATACATAACCGATATTCGACGATATTGGATACTTTGGAAATACAATCCGAATTATTCGTATAATCTTGAAAATCCAGAGATCAATGATCCATCAATGGGTCAAGCGAgtgttattcgaaaaattttcaaagataag AAAAATGGTTTCTTCGTAGAATGTGGTGCTTATGATGGAGAAACTCGAAGTAATACCTTGGTATTGGAACGATTCTTTAATTGGAGTGGTCTTCTGATAGAAGCAGatcctataaattttaataaaatgttgaagaaaaatagaagggCTTACCTAACGCCAACGTGTCTTGCCATTGAGCCATATCCCTCGGTG aatttcttcCTAATGGCGAACAACGTGGGCCGACTACACGAACCAAATGCTTCAGACATTCATTTACCAAATTCTGCTGATGTTGTCCACAATGGCGTTCACATTTCAGTTCAATGTTTTCCTTTCATAGATTTAATGTTTGCTCTTAACATAactactataaattatttcagccTTGATATAGAGGGCCATGAGCTTCAGGTGTTAAAAACAATTCCTTTTGACATGATAAACATAGAG ACATTTTCGGTGGAATTCTCTCACGTTGAAAGTGGTAAGAGAAGTTTAATCGATTTCATGGAATCAAaaggttattatatatattctttagttGTGAGATCTGACAATTTGGCtcacgatataatatttatgaaatatgattATGAGAAttctaatttgttaaaataa
- the LOC724635 gene encoding tRNA:m(4)X modification enzyme TRM13 homolog, with product MAEKSHCMYFVKKKKRYCRMTVKKGNKFCGEHQEDSLDSLDCLDKQKFQNKRIKCPLDPTHTCYESKISKHLKVCNAKRLIDTQPSFIVKGINSNEICETLQRVPLSELNELIINTVIDKIKNVYEKLPEFPEIILEHQILKDKINDVSCGKIVKKHLIQNSSLLSHLECANLIKDNTCFIEFGAGKGKLTYWLGQIIKNKKDCCILLIDRSSYRHKSDNKLKNEQSALIIERIRTDIADLKLNAISTIQKFKNKVGIAKHLCGAATDLTLSCLVHAMQNEPKCNVIGLIIAFCCHHKCEYKSYVGKDFLKQCGFIPSEFTILCSIASWATCGSVLNKEIETSKTQNNIKNISTNIKTLTSNEKENIGRKAKSILNWGRLEYLKNVGFQSNLIYYTTSDVSLENMCIITTKTQI from the exons atggcagaAAAAAGTCATTGtatgtattttgtaaaaaaaaagaaacgttattGTCGTATGAcagtaaaaaaaggaaacaaatttTGTGGTGAACATCAAGAAGATTCATTAGATTCATTAGATTGTTTagacaaacaaaaatttcaaaataaacgaataaaatgtcCACTTGATCCAACACA tacaTGTTATGAGTCTAAGATATCTAAACATTTAAAAGTATGTAATGCAAAGCGTTTAATTGATACACAACCATCATTTATTGTAAAAGGAATTAATTCCAATGAAATATGCGAAACATTACAACGTGTTCCACTTTCTGAATTAAATGAACTCATTATAAATACagttatagataaaataaaaaatgtttatg aaaaattacCAGAATTTcctgaaataatattagagcATCAAAtacttaaagataaaataaatgatgtttcttgtggaaaaattgttaagaagCATCTCATTCAaaattcatcattattatcacaTTTAGAATGTGCAAatcttataaaagataatacttgttttattgaatttgGAGCAGGAAAGGGCAAATTAACTTATTGGTTAGgacaaataataaagaataaaaaagattgttgTATATTATTGATAGATCGTTCAAGTTATAGACATAAGagtgataataaattgaagaatgaACAATCTGCTCttataatagaaagaataCGTACTGATATTGctgatttgaaattaaatgctATATcaacaattcaaaaatttaaaaataaagttggtATTGCAAAACATCTGTGTGGTGCAGCTACag atttaacgCTTAGTTGTTTAGTTCATGCAATGCAAAATGAACCAAAATGTAATGTTATTGGATTAATTATTGCGTTTTGTTGCCATCACAAATGTGAATATAAATCATACGttggaaaagattttttaaaacaatgtgGATTTATACCAAGTGagtttacaattttatgtaGCATTGCTAGTTGGGCAACTTGTGGTTCTGTTTTAAACAAGGAAATTGAGACTTCAAAAactcaaaataatatcaaaaatataag tacaaatataaaaaccttaacttcgaatgaaaaagaaaatatcggcCGTAAAGCAAAATCGATACTAAATTGGGGTCGTTtggagtatttaaaaaatgttggaTTTCAAAGTaaccttatttattatactactTCTGATGTATCATTAGAAAACATGTGTATAATAACTACAAAAACTcaaatatag
- the LOC724680 gene encoding uncharacterized protein LOC724680 isoform X1: MSILDEREDYLKNPFFVKHEYGDFTPFYVTVTICSLLFAFLCILNIGFCCSRHRYYWQSPHTGNRWIQPLWTVLPHKTPPLDLTELEPGRAFEAQEKQEVLQYHDPKPYGTAPQTQEYMEMQKQMLLMHWD, translated from the exons atgtccATTTTAGACGAGCGAGAGGATTATCTGAAGAATCCCTTCTTTGTGAAGCATGAATATGGTGATTTTACACCATTTTATGTCACTGTCACTATCTGTTCTCTACTATTTGCATTTTTGTGCATTCTGAACATTGGATTTTGTTGTTCGCGCCATCGATATTATTGGCAGAGTCCTCATACTG ggAACAGATGGATTCAACCATTATGGACAGTATTACCGCATAAAACACCACCTCTGGATTTAACTGAATTAGAACCAGGACGTGCTTTTGAGGCACAAGAGAAACAAGAAGTTTTACAATATCACGATCCAAAGCCATATGGAACTGCACCACAAACACAAGAATATATGGAGATGCAAAAAC
- the LOC724680 gene encoding uncharacterized protein LOC724680 isoform X2 has product MSILDEREDYLKNPFFVKHEYGDFTPFYVTVTICSLLFAFLCILNIGFCCSRHRYYWQSPHTGNRWIQPLWTVLPHKTPPLDLTELEPGRAFEAQEKQEVLQYHDPKPYGTAPQTQEYMEMQKRESEI; this is encoded by the exons atgtccATTTTAGACGAGCGAGAGGATTATCTGAAGAATCCCTTCTTTGTGAAGCATGAATATGGTGATTTTACACCATTTTATGTCACTGTCACTATCTGTTCTCTACTATTTGCATTTTTGTGCATTCTGAACATTGGATTTTGTTGTTCGCGCCATCGATATTATTGGCAGAGTCCTCATACTG ggAACAGATGGATTCAACCATTATGGACAGTATTACCGCATAAAACACCACCTCTGGATTTAACTGAATTAGAACCAGGACGTGCTTTTGAGGCACAAGAGAAACAAGAAGTTTTACAATATCACGATCCAAAGCCATATGGAACTGCACCACAAACACAAGAATATATGGAGATGCAAAAACGTGagagtgaaatttaa
- the LOC113219319 gene encoding uncharacterized protein LOC113219319 — protein sequence MGLHIFWPATTCLTLFVVCIIIILLKYGSQICKVRHTTLPSDREWEEKAYSRKLSISMA from the coding sequence ATGGGACTGCACATTTTTTGGCCAGCAACCACTTGTTTAACACTTTTTGTTgtgtgtataataataatcttattaaaatatggttCACAAATTTGTAAGGTACGGCATACAACATTGCCATCTGACCGAGAATGGGAAGAGAAAGCATATTCACGAAAACTTTCAATTTCCATGGCATAA
- the LOC551031 gene encoding uncharacterized protein LOC551031, with amino-acid sequence MKLWWSLALVGVALLMIIVTARAESDLWEEDDKEVLVRTVRGTKERASGSTSSCRYVKGQWSECDSKTNTRSRTLNLKKGDKSCEQTKTIQKKCKKACRYEKGTWSGCMNQLMTRVDNLKANSDTSCEKTRRLTKRCKLETNTKKSPKGERASKKSGKQ; translated from the exons ATGAAGTTGTGGTGGAGTTTAGCGCTGGTCGGTGTCGCCCTCTTGATGATCATTGTTACCGCCAGAGCGGAATCTGATCTCTGGGAAGAAGACGATAAGGAAGTTCTTGTGCGAACCGTTCGTGGCACTAAAGAACGAG CATCCGGCAGTACTTCGTCGTGCAGATACGTGAAGGGTCAATGGTCGGAGTGCGACTCGAAAACCAACACTCGGTCCAGAACACTGAACCTTAAAAAGGGCGACAAGTCGTGCGAGCAGACCAAGACCATCcagaaaaaatgcaaaaaag CTTGCCGGTACGAAAAGGGCACGTGGAGCGGATGCATGAATCAGCTGATGACAAGAGTGGACAATTTAAAAGCGAATAGTGATACTTCATGCGAAAAAACGCGTCGATTGACCAAGAGGTGTAAACTGGAAACCAACACCAAAAAATCACCCAaag gAGAACGAGCAAGCAAGAAGTCGGGTAAACaataa